A section of the Amblyomma americanum isolate KBUSLIRL-KWMA chromosome 2, ASM5285725v1, whole genome shotgun sequence genome encodes:
- the LOC144120237 gene encoding uncharacterized protein LOC144120237 produces the protein MPKITNVHLSPNNFEKMKVNLAFHLFSPQVLHGLFLYKNEIADSCDHADATAKFVAFMHNLIDAMTSRVPSSSLRPNSKKEDVLKKALAYIDAWEANTGPSKAGFLSPGTAEGLRVTLKATLELLAYLNEKIGYKYLLTSRLSQDAIEKLFGIIRQFNGCNDHPTSAQFLTAVNCLSFYNLVKAPGTGNCAGGTLEALVGTAELASHVDTLLDSGKLDEASSILQTSPTTLAPDHIYPEQTSDARLVYYLAGYVARRKVLATKCQDCFDALLTPPENAEKQLSSFTAFCDQGGLLYPTRELFAFVEALEDSCTIWFSWNKLHRDSITEIMQHMQKMPHVGCVAQKEALTSSIVKFFIMTRLHFYTKSLNKDRTSTREKKKHLKLSRTT, from the coding sequence ATGCCAAAAATAACTAATGTCCACTTGAGTCCTAATAACTTTGAAAAAATGAAGGTCAATTTGGCATTCCACCTTTTTAGCCCACAAGTTCTACATGGCTTGTTTTTGTACAAGAACGAAATTGCAGATTCCTGTGACCACGCCGATGCTACAGCAAAGTTCGTCGCCTTCATGCATAATCTGATCGATGCAATGACATCGAGAGTGCCATCAAGCTCACTCAGGCCGAACTCGAAAAAAGAAGATGTGTTGAAAAAAGCCCTTGCATATATTGATGCGTGGGAAGCGAACACAGGGCCTTCAAAGGCTGGTTTTCTGTCACCTGGCACTGCCGAGGGGCTTAGAGTAACTTTAAAAGCCACTCTGGAACTGTTGGCCTACCTCAACGAAAAAATTGGCTACAAGTACCTTTTAACTTCAAGGCTTAGTCAAGATGCAATTGAAAAGCTTTTTGGCATAATACGCCAATTTAATGGCTGCAACGATCACCCGACATCGGCCCAGTTCCTCACAGCAGTGAACTGCCTTAGCTTTTATAATCTGGTAAAAGCTCCAGGTACTGGGAATTGTGCAGGTGGAACGCTCGAGGCTCTAGTTGGGACAGCTGAATTAGCAAGCCACGTCGACACCCTGCTGGACTCTGGTAAACTGGATGAAGCGTCTAGCATTCTCCAGACCTCTCCCACCACTTTAGCACCCGATCACATATATCCAGAGCAAACAAGCGATGCCAGACTGGTGTACTACCTGGCAGGATATGTTGCACGACGAAAGGTCCTCGCAACAAAATGTCAAGATTGCTTCGATGCTCTCCTTACACCACCAGAGAACGCAGAGAAGCAACTTTCATCCTTCACAGCATTCTGTGACCAGGGCGGCCTGCTGTATCCGACACGTGAGCTATTTGCTTTTGTTGAAGCACTGGAGGACTCTTGCACCATTTGGTTTAGCTGGAACAAGTTGCACAGAGATAGCATCACAGAGATTATGCAGCACATGCAAAAAATGCCACACGTTGGCTGTGTTGCCCAAAAGGAAGCACTGACTAGCAGTATTGTAAAGTTTTTCATCATGACACGTCTTCACTTCTACACAAAGTCTCTGAACAAAGACCGCACTTCCACAAGGGAGAAGAAAAAACATTTGAAACTTAGCAGAACAACTTGA